Genomic segment of Actinomycetota bacterium:
CGTAGCCGGCGAAAACCGAGAAATCGAGGGCGACGGCCGCCCCGATGGCCAGGGCGAACGTGAGCAGGGCCCGCCCACGGGAAACGGCAGGCATCAGCCCTTCGAGCAGGTCGACCACCTTCAACGTGGCCAGTGCCAGCAGGGCTGCTACGGCGAAGTGGTACATGATTCTTGACCTCCATTTGGTGGACCTTTCCACCGGCCATTCGGACCTGACTCGCGGTCGCTTGGTGACAGATTTCTTTTTGAATCAGGCGGGGACGTTCTGCCATCTTCTGCCGGCGAAGCGTCGGCTATTGGCCAACAGGCGTGCGAGCATCCACGCGAACAGGCCCGTCCAGATCCCGATGATGCCGAGCCGAGGCCACACCAGGAGCGCGGCCGCGAACGGCAGGAACGCCAGGAGCGCGACCACGTTCGACAACTGCTGGAAACGCGTGTCGGAGGCGCCGAGGAGCACGCCGTCGAGCACGAATACGACGGCAGCTGGCAACTGCATGAGCCCGACGATCACGAGCGCGGCGGAGGCGCGTGAGATGACCGCCGGGTCGCCACTGAAGATGTGCGGGAGGAGCCACGCGGTCGCCACGACGACGATGCAGAGCGCGGCGCCGGCCCGCAGGCCCATCTGCACGAGGCGGCGGCCGGTCCGGCGTGCCTCCCGGACGTCGCCTGCCCCGAGCGCCGCCCCGGTGAGGGCCTGGCCTGCGATCGCGAGCGCGTCGACCGTGAGCGCGAGGAAGGTCTCGATCTGGAGGGCGATCTGATGGCCGGCGAGCGTCGGTGGGTCGACCCGGGCGGCCACCGAGGTGGCGAGGGTGAGGGTGGTGAGCAACGCGGCCGTGCGCACGAACAGGTGCCGTCCCGTACGCGCGAGCCGGAGCAGCTCACCGCGGTCGACGGCGAGCGACGCGCCCGACATGCGCAGCCGCCGGGTCAGGACGCCGAGGAAGACCGCGGCCGCGACCACCTGGGCGAGCACCGTGCCCCATGCCGACCCGGCGACACCGAGGTCGAGACCGTAGACGAGCACGAGCTCGACACCGACGTTCAGCAGGTTGGCGCCCACGGCGATGGCGAGCGGCGTCCGGGTGTCCTGCACGCCGCGCAGATAGCCGTGACCGACGAGCGCGACGAGCACGAACGGCGTCCCGATCGCGCTGATGCGGAGGTAGGTGATCGCATTCGTCAGCACTGCGCCCGAACCGCCGAGCGCGACCGCGGCCGGCCGCGCCAGGCCGCCCACGAGCGCGGCCGCGATCAACCCGAGCAACGCGCTGAGCCAAAGCCCCTGCACCGCAACCTGGTCGGCCGCCTGCGGGTCGCCCGCACCGACGAGGAAGGCCACGCGTGCCGTCGTGCCGTAGGCGAGGAAGTTGCAGACGAGGAACGCCACGTTGAGCACGCCGGCCGCCAGGGCCACGCCGGCGAGGGGCGCGGTGCCGAGGTGGCCGACGATGGCGGTGTCCACGAGGACGTAGAGCGGCTCGACCGCGAGGGTCGCGAGCGCGGGCACGGCGAGGCGCAGGATCGTGCGATCCGTAGGCTCCACGGAAGGCGACGGTACCGTTGGGTCGTGCACGCCCGTGCTCCTGCCTCCACGGCGAACCTCGGACCGGGCTTCGACACGCTGGCCATCGCGCTGTCGCTGTACGTCCACGTCGAGGTGGAGCCGGCCGACGAGCTCTCGCTGCGCCTCGAAGGCGAGGGCGGCGACCTGCCTGCCGACGGCACCCATCTCGCGGCGCGCGTGGCCAGACAGGTCCTGGGGCACGACCGGGTCGCGATCACGGTGCGGTCGGAGATCCCCGTCGGACGCGGGCTGGGCTCGTCCGCCGCGCTCGCAGTGGCGACCGCGGCCGCGTGCGGAGCGAACGACCCGCTGACGCTCGCCGCCCGGCTCGACGGGCATCCGGAGAATGCGGGTGCGTCGGTGCTGGGTGGGCTGGTGGCCGCGGCCGACGTCGACGGGCATCCGGTCACCGTGCGCCTGCCGCTCGACCGCGGCCTCGCGTTCGTGGTGCTCGTGCCTTCCCGCCCGCTCGCCACCGCGCGCGCCCGTCAGGCCCTGCCTGCGCAGGTGCGCCTCGGCGAGGCCGCGTTCAACCTCGGGCGCCTCGGCCTCCTGATCGCGGGCCTCGGCGACCGCCGGCTGCTGGTGAAGGAGGCGACCGAGGACCGCCTGCACCAGTCGGCCCGGGCCTCGCTCTTCCCACAGTCGGGCCATCTGCTGGCCGGCCTCGTCGACGCAGGCGCGCTCGCGTCGTGCTGGAGCGGTGCGGGCCCGAGCCTGCTGGGGATCTGTACGGTCGAGGCCGCGCCACGCGTGCGGGGCGCCGGCGACGAGCTGCTCGCATCGGCCGGTGTGCCCGGCCGCGCCCTCCTCCTGAAGGCCGATCTCGAGGGCCTCGGGGTCGAGGATCCCTCGCTTCCCGCCCGGGCTCCGTCAGACTGACACGCACACCGACCGGAGGAGACCAAGATGGCCACCTACGCCACCGATCGAGAGGACAGCCTTATGGCCACGTATGAGGGCTATTGCGTGAAATGCCGGGAAAAGAGGGAGTTCGAGGGGCAAGAGGTCGAGCTGGCCAACGGCCGACGGGCCGCCCAGGGCACCTGCCCGGTGTGCTCCACCAAGATGAACCGGATGCTCGGCAAGAAGAAGTAGCCGCGGCGGGTCCCGACCTTCCGGGCGCGCGCCCATCGTCGGCCCTCGGGCCGCGTTCGCGCCCGGAAGGCTCGCCGGGGCCGTGGGAGCTACGTTCGGTCGGTGCCCAGCCGTCCGGCCCGTGAGCTCGTCGCCATCCCCAATCCGCATCCGGGGCGGGACTACGAGGTGCGGTGCGAGACGCCGGAGTTCACCTGCGTCTGCCCGCTCACGGGCCAACCCGACTTCGCCACGGTCACCGTCTCCTACGTGCCCGGGCCCTCCATCGTCGAGCTGAAGTCGCTGAAGCTCTACCTGTGGAGCTACCGCGACGAGGGCGCGTTCCACGAGGACGTGACCAACCGCATCCTCGACGACCTGGTGGCGGCCATCGGTCCCCGACGAGTGACCGTCCACACCGACTGGCTCGTGCGCGGCGGCATCCACACCACGGTCGAGGCGACCTACCCGTAGCGCGCCGCGGGCTCGCCGGCAGCTGTCGACTCCCAAGCGGACAAGGTGATGCGATTAGGGTTCTCGAGCCTGACCGACACACTTCTTCACGCGCAGGCTCGATCCGACCAACGCACCGATTCTCGGCGCGCCGTCCACCGGCTGCGCGATCTCGACCGCCGCGGCCGATGGCTGGCGTTCGTCTTTGCGCTCGCGCTCTTGCTGGCGCCGGTGCTCGCCTTTGCCTGGGCGGTGCCCGACTGGGCGCCTGCGGGCGATCCCGCGCTCATGGGTATCCGGGCCCTCGATGTCGGCACTGCCCGCACGCCGCTCATTGGCCAGCCTTCGACCGCGGCGCGGTACATCGCGAGCGCGGACCTCGTGAACCACCCCGGCGCCACGCATTTCTACCTGCTGGCCGTCTCCATCCGACTCTTCGGCGGGGACATCGGCATGCCGCTGGTGACGGTGCTGATCGTCGGGGCCTGCGTGCTACTTGCGGCCTGGGCCGTGTTCCGTCAGCTCGGACCGCCGGCGGGCATCGTCGCCGCGGTGTTGCTCAGTACGGTCATGTTCACCACCGGCGCGTCATCACTCATCGACCCGGTCAGCTCGAACATCGCCGGCTACCCGCTGCTGTGCGCGTCGGTCCTGTGCTGGTGCGTGCTCTGTGGCGACCTGCGCCTGCTCCCGCTCGCCACCGCGGTGGTGTCCTTCACCGCCCAGCAGCACCTCTCGGTTGCGCCCGCTGTCGTGGTGGTGACGGCAGGCGCGGTGCTCGGTCTCGCCGCCGCGCTCGCCCGCCGCCGCGGCGAGGTTCTCCGGTGGTGTGGGTGGTCGGCCCTCGTCGCGCTGGTGCTGTGGGCACCGGTGCTGTTGCAGCAGGCGATCAGCACCGACGGCAACCTGGGGCGCCTTCTCACTTACGCCCGCAATACCGACGACGCCACACTCGGCGCGACCTCCGCGCTGCACCAGATCGTGAACTCGCTCGGCCTGCCGCCGCTGCTCGGCCGGACCGATCTGACCGGCTCGACCCTGCTGTCAGAGCCGTCCGCCCTCACATGGCTCTCCGCCATCGCGGTGGTCGCGATCGTTGCTGCTCTGGGGCTCCGGTGGCGAAAGCCGAGCCCACGCCAGGCCACGCTGGCGCTCATGGTGGTCATCCTGGCGTTGGCGGGTTTCGCCAACGGCTCCTCGGTGCCGGTCGGGCTCTTCGAGCAGGGGCGCATCGCGTTCTACCACTGGTCGTTCGCGCTCGCCTTCTTCACCTGTCTCGTGCTCGGTCTCGGGCTGCTCGCGCTGGGGCGCGCGCAGCTCGCCGCCCGACCGACGCTCGTGCCCGCGCTGACGTCGCTCGCGCTGGTGGCGATCATCGTCCCCGCCGCGATCAATCCGAGCCTCGACCGGACCAGCAACACCCTTCGCTCCGCGCACGCGACCATCGCGAGCCGCTTCGTCCATGAGCTCGGCGATGCGGTGCTCGCCCACCGGCGCGAGCTGGGCGCGCAGACCGTTCTCCTCAGCCGGGGAGGAGCGCCCTATGCGGGGCTCCGCGAGGCGCTGGCCTTCGAGCTCACCCAGCGTGGTGTCGCTGTGCGTCACCCCCTGACGCAGCGTGGCGCGGTCCACAAGGACCGGTTGGTTCGGCGATCGACCGTGGACAGCGGCCTCGTCCTCGTCGTGGACACGTTCACCAAGGGTTCCGCACCGCGTGGCGAGCTGCTCGCCGACGTCGACCTCGGAGGAAGGCGCATCGATGTCCGGGCGTACGAGGCGTTGATCGCGCAAGCGAGGTCGGGTCACGACGTCCGGCTCGGTCGCGCCGCCGAAGCCGCTCTCGCGGCGATCTCCGATCCCGGGCTGAAGTTCGTGATGTCACAAGCGCTCCACGAGATCGCACGACAACCGGCTCAAGCGCTGGCTCCTTCGGTGCTGCGTTTCCTTCGCGACCATCCGATCGAGGAGCCGCGTCTCGATCCCGCGCTCATCCAGCGCGTGCTCGACACTGCGCCTGAGCTATGGGCGGCGGACATGGCCGTCGGCTTGCGCCTCTACCTGGTCGACCGCGCCGAGCTGCTGAAGTTCGCGTTTCCGGTCGAGCTCTGATCGGGAGATTCAGGAGCGCGGGTCGGGCGGGCGCGCCTCGGTCGCGCGCATCGCGCGTGTCCACCGGCGCCAGGCCATTGCGCCGAGCGCCGCGCCGCCGGCGTCGACCATGATGAAGCACAGCCTCGCGGCGACCGCGACGGTCGCCCGCACTCCGGTCGGGATCGTCCCGACCACCGCCACGAACGCCGCCTCGCGCACGCCGATACCGCCCGGAACCGGCACCGACACGAAGCCGATGATCCAGGAGACGATGGCGGCAGGCGCGACCGCCAACCAACTCGCGTCGGGGTCGAATGCACGCGCGACGCACCACGTGGCGGTGCCGATGAGCCACCAGCTGGGGAGATACCTGGCGACCAGCCTCATCGATGCCGACCACGGCGGAACGTCGATGTGCAGATCGCGCCTCAAGAGCTTCTCGGCCCTGTCGACGAGCCACCCGAGCGGCCTGGGATGCAGGACGGCGACGCCGGCAGGGAGCAGCAGGAGGACCCAGACCGCGGCCGCGAGGTGGTCGCCGCCAAGGTGCACCGGGAGCAGGACCGCGACTGCGAGCGTGCCGGCGAGGTAGAGGGCCCCGAGCGACAGCGCCACGCTCGCGTACGCCGCTCCGCGTGGCACCCCGCCCCGGTACGCGAGCTCGCCCCGTCCCACGACGGGCCAGATCCCACCCGGCACGTACTTGCCGATCTCCCCCATGAAGTACCACGCCACCGTCGAGGCCCGGTCGGCGATCGCGCCGACGATCCTCAGCGCAGTTCGCCACGGGAGCGCGACGGTGACCATGGCGGCGGCCGCGCACAGCAAAGCCGCCACGAGCCACTCGGGACGGGCGTCCGCGATCGAGGACCGCACCAGGGTCCACTG
This window contains:
- the queF gene encoding NADPH-dependent 7-cyano-7-deazaguanine reductase QueF, encoding MPSRPARELVAIPNPHPGRDYEVRCETPEFTCVCPLTGQPDFATVTVSYVPGPSIVELKSLKLYLWSYRDEGAFHEDVTNRILDDLVAAIGPRRVTVHTDWLVRGGIHTTVEATYP
- a CDS encoding flippase-like domain-containing protein, giving the protein MSRSTTVTAVRRDKERRSPVRAPRRQPLRKKRVAWLSTAVGTVIAVAAGVFVARAISDQWTLVRSSIADARPEWLVAALLCAAAAMVTVALPWRTALRIVGAIADRASTVAWYFMGEIGKYVPGGIWPVVGRGELAYRGGVPRGAAYASVALSLGALYLAGTLAVAVLLPVHLGGDHLAAAVWVLLLLPAGVAVLHPRPLGWLVDRAEKLLRRDLHIDVPPWSASMRLVARYLPSWWLIGTATWCVARAFDPDASWLAVAPAAIVSWIIGFVSVPVPGGIGVREAAFVAVVGTIPTGVRATVAVAARLCFIMVDAGGAALGAMAWRRWTRAMRATEARPPDPRS
- the thrB gene encoding homoserine kinase is translated as MADDGGVHEDVERLDREGRERGHGEAQDRAIRRLHGRRRYRWVVHARAPASTANLGPGFDTLAIALSLYVHVEVEPADELSLRLEGEGGDLPADGTHLAARVARQVLGHDRVAITVRSEIPVGRGLGSSAALAVATAAACGANDPLTLAARLDGHPENAGASVLGGLVAAADVDGHPVTVRLPLDRGLAFVVLVPSRPLATARARQALPAQVRLGEAAFNLGRLGLLIAGLGDRRLLVKEATEDRLHQSARASLFPQSGHLLAGLVDAGALASCWSGAGPSLLGICTVEAAPRVRGAGDELLASAGVPGRALLLKADLEGLGVEDPSLPARAPSD
- a CDS encoding MATE family efflux transporter, translating into MGAVGRQVAALAFEAQRELVGRLHLDVDVQRQRDGQRVEARSEVRRGGRSTGVHDPTVPSPSVEPTDRTILRLAVPALATLAVEPLYVLVDTAIVGHLGTAPLAGVALAAGVLNVAFLVCNFLAYGTTARVAFLVGAGDPQAADQVAVQGLWLSALLGLIAAALVGGLARPAAVALGGSGAVLTNAITYLRISAIGTPFVLVALVGHGYLRGVQDTRTPLAIAVGANLLNVGVELVLVYGLDLGVAGSAWGTVLAQVVAAAVFLGVLTRRLRMSGASLAVDRGELLRLARTGRHLFVRTAALLTTLTLATSVAARVDPPTLAGHQIALQIETFLALTVDALAIAGQALTGAALGAGDVREARRTGRRLVQMGLRAGAALCIVVVATAWLLPHIFSGDPAVISRASAALVIVGLMQLPAAVVFVLDGVLLGASDTRFQQLSNVVALLAFLPFAAALLVWPRLGIIGIWTGLFAWMLARLLANSRRFAGRRWQNVPA